The segment CACCTTATCCATAAAGGCCAAGGATTGCTTCATTTCTATCATCTACTGGCTTTATATTTGCTTaggttttgtctttttaatgcGTCTTTCATTTATGTGATCGTGTCATGTTTATATGCTTTATGTAGTGGTTTTTGGTGGATTTGGCAACTTCTTCCTATAAAGATCTGTTGTGCAACACAtttcataaacattttttttttctgaaaaaggtTCCACCTGCCAAACCGAATTCGTTCAAGGTGGTCGCTCAACTGCTTTTCTCAAATGAGAATgaagaaaaaatccaaaaactgaattttatagAAATGTGAACACGGTTTCTGGTGTCTTACATGACGTATAGAATTCCCATAACATATGAAGCATGAATCCACTGCCCGTTTCGCTCGTTTAACAACCATTTTCTAAGATATTATGAAACAGATTATACTGTATTATGCAATGTTCAAACCTCAccgaatgcaaaaaaaaaaaaaaaagcacagcgcTTTCTGAGGTCATTAAGGAAAGTTAATACATCCCAGAAattgctgctgtgtttttatgttatatTGAAATTGCATTCAACATTGCACTGGAAATATGGAAAAGGCTGCATTCTAAATTAATCAACCTCTATATTAACATTTATCTATGGTTAAAGTTGGTAATTTCCTCATCATTTAGGGCtggtttaatttaaatatcTATTCAAACCTTCTGGATGAACTGTAAGAACTGTTAAAAAACTGACTGACTCTCGAAGCGTCTCTTGCCTTATTTCCTGTTAACATCTGATAAAGGGAAAGGATGTAAAGCAAGATATAATCGCACTGATCGTCGCACATCACATCTAAAGTAAACAAGTTCAAACAGTTGCTCACATCATTCAGAGGAGGAAATTGGATTTAATATTAGCTGTTTTAAAACACTTAGAGCTAACCTGATATTTAATCAGCTTTTACCTAAAGAAAGAGAATCCTCTTTCTTTACAGTAAGAACCCTTGAAACCATGGATATCCTGTAGAAACAGTCCTGGTTATGGAAAAACCTCCCAAAATAAGCTAGTAAATCAcatttattacatatttttacatttattttataaaaaaaaaaaaaaaaaaaaaaaaaaaagcaatcatgAGCATGGATCACATGCTCATGATCACTAAGGAGTGATAAACCATCGAGTACGTAAATGTTCTCCCATGATAACAATctcatcacttcctgtttaaaCACGATTATTTACACAGAAACAACAACCTTGGAGGTAAACTTCAGCACCGCTGTCCCAATTATTAAGGTTTTAggagaacatttttttaatccactttGCAATTCAGGCTGAATATTCTAAACTATTTCTGAAGTCCTGCAGAGCGGTACAGGGAACCGTCTGCTGCAGTCCACCCTGAGATGTCTTGCAACATTTACGAGGACCCAGATCAGACCATGAAAGCGAGATTCAGCAAAGAAATGGGAGGAAAAGGACAGGAGGCAGTGGAGAAAGTGGTCGACATCTACGAGAGTGTAGAAACATGTCCTGTTCCTCGGGTTAATCCCTCCAGGAAGATCCGAGGTAGGTTTTAATGAATGATAAACATTCACGGCACTAATATTTCTTTATGATATCTGTGCTAGATGATTTTGATACTGgttaaaaaacactacattttaaaatatgatgATATACTGACAAAAGGGGATGGATTAGGAGTCTTCTGGGTGTTTGAATAAGTTATGTTTCGTCTTCTGAAAATGAGTTAAAAACCTTCTAAGAAAAGTAAATACAAGCACTACATGTTtaactgaaaataatgtttattaCATTTGTATAAGTTTCTAAGACGTTGTTTAACTGTCCTTCCTCATGCAATGTGTGTTGCTGTTTACCTATATCAGTAACTTTAATATGAATTACATGAACAACTTTGGCAACAAATTGtaaaagaaggtaaaaaaaaattctgttaatGTAAAGggacaaaaactgtaaatttgaTTTTATGATGTGCATGATGGCCTGGGGAAAATAAATTACCAGTAGAAGTTTCTCATGTTTATCTACCTCATTCTGAACCTTTTGCAGATGTGGCTGAATTTACAACATCGCTAAAAATTGTCAtttgaggaaaaacaaacatggtgGCAGATGTTTCCACACAGCTTGTGTCAATGCAAAccattatattttttattcccTAAGCGCTTTACAATTTCTtcattgctttttaaattaaacataattgGTTTTGTCCTGCATGAAGGCCTGTTTGGGCTGGGCTTCATTCCTTACAATACTGCAGGTATTTAACAGCCATAAGCTTCCCTTTCACTCTaaggaaacactttttttgctGTATGAAGTTAGTAGTTCGTAATTCTGATTGTTAtatatttcagattttacttCTAAAGATAAAGTTAAACGTTGTTCTTGTAGAAGCTCGGACTAAAAAGCGTCGAGCAACCGTTCAAAGAAACCCGTACAAGGCTGTCGCACTAACACTGGGTCTGCTGTGCCTCCTGTTGTTGGTGGGGATTAGTGTGCTGCTCGTATTATGTGAGTAAAACTTTGGATATTATTCAGTCACAAATATTCCTGCTTTGAAACATGCATTTCAGCATTCATGCCTATTGTATTTCACTTGGGGTTTTATGTACGTAGATCTATCAGTTCATTTGAAACCAGAGCAACCCAGTTGGACATGTCAACAAAAGCAGAACCAGAGCAACATAGGTacgtttgcttttgttttctatagagatatttatctttttcatGCAGAATTCAATGTTTCTCAGtaacaaaattaacaataaGTCATTTTTTCTAAAAGAATGGCAGGAGTTTCGTGTGTCACATTTTTACTATGCGTCCGCCGAGAAGAAAAACTGGACAGAGAGCAGGAAAGACTGTCAGAGCAAAGGAGGAGATCTGGTGGTAATAAACAGCAACGAAGAACAGGTGTGACTGTTAAGATTATTCTGTGCTAAATAACAAATAAGAAGAGATGGTGGTTGTTGAAGACTGCTCACATTGTCAGAACAATTACTGTAATAATACGTACATTTGTTATCGAACTGCCACAGTAAAGGCAATATCACAGGCTGATGCATCCAATCAGACGAAGAATCAGTTGCAACCATTCACCCCTTTTTCTGATGATAATAATTACAGGaacacgtttatttattttactttaagaGACATTGAAACATAATAAGACAGAGATACAATCTTAAGCTCTCCACGCCAAATAAATGCAATAATTGCTGTTAAAGCTGACATCCAGTGGCTTGTAGGTCTGGTCTGCCACCTAGTGGTCAAAAACGATAATGTTAAATAAACAATGAAtgttaatttgttattttttttattttctcttcggTATAAGCTcttcagtttcattttttttaatcctgcaTCAATTGTGGTCTAGTTAACTGAGAGAGACAGTGGTACTctgaattattttcattttaagtaAATAACCCTCAGAATTGGACTTCACAAACCTTGTTGGCACCGTGTAGTTTAAACAGGATAAAACATTAGTAATATTTGTAAGTTTAAAGAATTGTTGCTAGTAAGAAAATAGACCTGAATTTAGAGCTTGTTCCAGAGTTGTTGGTACCCCTGTTAAACATGTGTACCAAAGTCTTTAAATTAGTCTGTgattgtgagaaaaaaaagtaaacaattatgATTGATGATGATTGTGGATGATGATTGTGATTTTGCATGAATCACTGGCTTATGGATCATGATGTTATTAAACAGGCATAAGCAAGTTGCGAATATTTGAAAAGCATaagttaatttttcatttttaaacttgTAACTGCTTCCGAAATTTGATTCCagcagcagaaataaataacctttttcttttttttttagctttttgtaCAGTACATTTACATGCCTCTCTGCTCATACCTACTCTCCCATTATAAGTATTTCTTTGTATGGAATATGGAAGTAACAATAATTTTGCTCTTAAACACTATTTCATTTATAAATCATTAGATTTCTTATGATAGAGATTTAGTTTGTAAAGCCTCAATTCTTTCTGCAGGTCACCAATTTATAAAAAGGCTAATTTGCACTAACTCTACCTTTgatgcttaaaggttgttaaattataacaaatacatggcagtatttcatttttactcaggcaaatttagaaaatgtaattatatcatggggaaaaaagtgattTAGTCTTACATTTACTTTACTCTAAAGAATTAAGTGGGGCCAGTATATGgtatctacactgcaaaaagggaattaaaagtaagcGAAATTTTCTAGAAAGactatatttttccttgatttgtgcaggaAAACAGGACTATTTGCtattggaatgagtatttttacctctaaaataagacaattacatatcctgctcttgaaataagatgatggatatGAACTGTTTgtaatttaagtgcaaaaatcttattccaatggcaaatagtcttatttactcaaggaaaaatacattaatttcaagaaaatttaacatacttttagtttcctttttgcagtgtatgtgtATCAACACACTTATAAATGACCATTGAATGATTTTATCAGTCACCATTGCTTAGACCTTATATTAATACCACCATTATTTCGGATACACTTGCTTTGAtctataatttttgttttgtttttatatttttataaaaacaaaacttccaGACTGCCGTTACATTAATGATAAAGGGGTAGTTTGATGGTGGCAGCAGTGGTGTGGGACTCAAGTAATTCATTTGTGAGTAACAGACTCTTATCCTTGTTAATTTTTTATAGTGCGCTGCTTCACCTTGTCTGATTTCTTTCATTTGAAATCAGTtctaaatattgttttgttgtaaCTTGGCATCAGATAAAATAAATGGCAAAACATTAATCACAAGGAAAAATGTTTGGTAAAATTTTCTGtcttacaaaataaaagtgtacATTGTCAAAagtcattttctgctttttaaaattctATAGGAGTTTGTCAAAAGCATGAAGATACATGGAGATTCCTGGATCGGTCTTCAGACTAGGGAAGGCCCAGACTGGAAAATGAAGTGGCAGTGGGTAGATGGATCAGAACTAATACATAGGTGAGCAGTTTATACTATCtcaatttgtaaaaatgttacGGTCAACTGAtaagtgcagcaacagaaaataaaagcaaccatGTCAAGCTACAATAAATATCAGACATTTTCAATCCATCTGTAGCAGATCCAACAATCGTGTTGCCAACACATCCTAAAGTTGGAACAGAGGCTCATATgggataaataaaaagtcacGTTTATCTGAAGGTTATAAGATCACACCAAACTTGTAATTGGCGGCAAATTCATTAGAGCATCaataatttatcaaataaagttttaaattgTTCTTCTTTTCAATTTCTGCAGActtattaaaagttttaaggCTGATCAGAAGAATGCTACAATAGTGTGTTGACACCTTTAAGAATATAAAGATGACTGCTaaatttttaaatctctgtgtACTGCCATctgtaatataaatatttttcatgaAATATGTACAGGACTTTAATCCTGTTTGGTCATTTAGGGTGCtttataaattattaattattaatttaggtatttttaaatgtattctgtACAGCAGTTTAGCCTGACTATGAGCCtaaaaatttataatttttgctgGAGCAGTTTTACATAATCACTTCCGGCTTGACCTGGAATGAGCTTTAGTAAAAACATTATCAattgatttaaaagaataaagGACATTTATGCTACAGATGGACACTTGCATAAAATCCAACGGCACAACAGAAATTATAAGCATCCTAAATTCCTTCAGTGTGtaaatgtgtataaaaaaatcttccaaGCACTTTATGATGATTTCTGGCTCTGACTGGGGTGTGTTGATTCTTTACAGCTTGTGGGAAAAAGGAGTAATGAGCCTGCCAGAGGCTGAGTCCAAAGCATACATTGATCAGCGGGGATGGTGGATGCACAACAACACTGGACAAAAACACTGGATCTGTGAAAGTAGAAACGTTGGGAACCTTGCATGAAAGCATGTAAACTGGGAGACGCAACAGATTTGACTGTCCAAGAAATTTCTGAAATTTCTGTCTGCAGAAGCCGATGTGTTATGTATCTACTAAATAAAGCCAAACATATACAACAAAGAAAAGTCTTTTCATTATGTAAAAGGTTTAACATTACTTTTTAACCACAATGCAAGCTTTATTTGTACCACTTCATTTACACATAAGGTGCTTTCAAAGAGATTTATAGGaatgtaaagtaaaaaagaaagttgCATTAAAGTAAGGAATACTTGAAAATTATACAAAATGCGGCACCAtgtacaaataaatgtaaaaatgaaaattcAAAAGAATTAATAACTAGGACGAGATAACAAAGGAGGTGATGGAGTAATTTTTCAGTCTTAAATTAGGATTAGCCTATAaagggcatttttttttgttttgttctttggtacagaagaaaataaataattttagcaAAGTCATATTTCCTGTGTCAtgctggaattttttttaaattaacccACACTGCTgtagctctcacagagatctaagtttttaacctccttttctgaatacattatatattaactttttttaagatgtaaggaccattttacccagtttaACAAAAAGTGTTCCTGAACAGAATGACCAACCGTAGCTTTAAATAAGCTTAAAATACTTTGCCTCTAAGAGCAGTTTCACTTCAGCtctgataagataagataatataGGCTTTatttgatctcacattggagaaattaatttgtcccatcggctcaatagtcaatcaatagtcagaagaaggtgccaaaagtaggaaaaggtgcatcagttatatacagcgtatcttcatatatacagtggatcaaaaagaaaatgagaaagatGTACTGTGGCTCATTGGGTAGAGTAGTTGTCTATCAATCTGAAGGTTGTGGGATTGATTCCTGGTTctacatgttgatgtgcccctgcccagggcacttaaccccaagttgcctacctaTCTGCGTATCGTTGCATGAAGGTGTGTGCATTATTGAGTGTGGTTGGGAGAAATTGGgtctagtgtacagcgctttgagtggtcagtatgactggaaaagctctatataagttcagtccattttacGTTACTGGAGGGGAGTTTTTGGCTGCTCTAGCCACCTCTGATCACTTCATTGaatgaagaaaaagcatgtttaaagtttaaagtgtcttgagatgacttgTGTTAAccgtatataaataaaattaactgaatCGTTTGCCTCTTTTTTGAGGACTCATCCTTAGGAGGGTGGCTGGGCTCAGCCCTATAGAGGAggggtgaggagctctgttttctggggggagctcaaagtagagccgctgcttctctgcatcaaaAGGAGTCAGCTAATATAGCTTGAACATCTGACCAGGAAGCCCCATGGGTGCCTCTCTTTTGAGGCTTTTAAGGCACGTCGCACTGAGAGGAGACcccagggaagacccagaactctcTGCAGGGACTATAAAGACTGTCTGGCCTAAGAATGCCTCTGGATACCTCAGAATGAACTGGAGGGTGTTACTGGAGAAAGGGAAGTTTTTCTCCTGAGTCTGTTGCCCCACTACCCAATctcggataagcagaagacaaagaATGGATGGGCATTCTGTACACACAAGCTTCTTCTAATGTTAAAGTCTGCCTGCTGAACCAGCCGCCTCATCTGAAGGGCAACTAAACATAAAGTGCACAGGCAAATCGCAAAAGATGAGAATAtagtgaaaaagttcaataatttTTGTCCCTCCAAAATTGAGACTCATAATATATGGAGTTATTGCACataaagtgaaatatttccAGCCTTTAGAGGTTGTAATGCTGAAGCTTTGGCTAACAGATAATGAAGCCCTAAAATTTAAGCATGCCAAAATATTGTCCTGGTGTTTAAATGTCCTTAACTTATGCaacgattttttttccttttgtccaatgttgctcttagtttgaCGTTTGCATTTCTAGGCATGTTTCATGACCTACATCGTTTTAGTGTTTTGTACCAAGTAAACAGTTTCTATATCAAGTTGTGGCAAAACTAAGTTAACAAGACCAGTAAGAACAGAGAAACACAAACGCCTCATTTGTGCAGTAAAGATGAAGTTCTTGGTTTGAAGAGCTGCTTCTGCGATAAGGAAAACGTAAATTTGCTGATACACATGGATGTTTTTCAACTTCTTTTAGCCATCTTCTGATGGATTAGTGAATTTTGCATTACTTTAAAATGTGGCTCTAAATCAAACTTGTGTACCAGACTTTgggcaaaaaataaatgccGACTGATCGAGAAAATGATTAGAAGTTCCTCACCGAAAACaattatctttatttaatttaacattgacCAAAAAATATAGGTTAGTGAAAACTTGATGTATTAAAATTTattgcaacatttaaaaaaaagtttttgtgatGAAGGCTTTTATCAGCACAACTAACAgcagggagataaaaaaaaacactattacaaaatgtgtttagtGCTTTTTCTGTGAAAAGATGAAACATGAGTGATATGTTCATGATTTCCTGCTGCAACGTCCTGTTCACTTCCTGTTGAAACATGATTGGTGCAAACACAAACTGTAAGGACTTCTTACATTCTGCATCAAAAGCTTAATGCTGCTTCCAGTTGTTTTCTTCCATAGAAATCTTTCAACATGCCAGAGAACTTGGACTTTACAACAACCATACGATACAACATATGTGAGTGCGATCAGACTACAGTTACCTTTAGACATCTTAATGATGCTCTTTCACTGCAGAATGAAGGTGAGTATAAAACCACTAAGACCATAACGTAAAACatgtagcaataaaaaaatgtgtttttagttaCAAATTTGCTActtaaatgacattttttcGTCATTTAAAGGATACAACTTGACAAAGCAAAAAGCAAACACGGTGGCAGATGTTTTCAAGCAGCTTGTGTCAATGCCAACCATTATAGTTTTTCCCTGAGCACTTTAtcatttcttttgctttttaaattacacaagACTGGTTTTGTCCTGCATGAAGGCCTGTTTGGGCTGGGTTTCATTCCTTACAATACAGCAGGTATTTAACAGCCATAAGGTTCCCTTTCACTCTAAGGGAACATTTTTTAGCTGTATGAAGTTAGTAGTTTGTAATTCTGATTGTTATATATATCCGATTTCACTTATAAAGATAAAGTTAAACGTTGTTCTTGTAGAAGCTCCGACTCAAAAGCGTCGAGCAACTGTTCAAAGAAACTCGTACAAGGCTGGCACACTAACTCTGGGTCTGCTTTGCCTCCTGTTGTTGGTGGGGATTAGTGTGCTGCTCGTATTATGTGAGTAAAACTTTGGATATTATTCAGTCACAAATATTCCTGCTTTGAAACATGCATTTCAGCATTCATGCCTATTGTATTTCACTTGGGGTTTTATGTAGATCTATCGGTTAATTTGAATGCAGAACAACCCTGTTGGCCATGTCAACAAAGGCAGAACCAGAGCAACATAGGTacgtttgctttttttttcctgtagtgatgcttacattttcatgtggTATTCAATGTTTCTCAGtaacaaaattaacaataaGTCATTTTTTCTAAAAGAATGGCAGGAGTTTCGTGTGTCACATTTTTACTACGCGTCTGCCGAGAAGAAAAACTGGACAGAGAGCAGGAAAGACTGTCAGAGCAAAGGAGGAGATCTGGTGGTAATAAACAGCAAAGACAAACAGGTGTGACTGTTAAGATTATTCTGTGCTAACTAACAAATAAGAAGAGATGGTGGTTGTTGAAGACTGCTCACATTGTCAGAACAATTACTGTAATAATATGCACATTTGTTACCGAACTGCCACAGTAAAGGCAATATCACAGGCTGCTGCATCCAATCAGACGGATAATCAGTTGCAACCATTCACCCTTtttctgataataataattacaggaacacgtttatttgttttactttaagaGACATTGAAACATAATAAGAACAATATACAATCTTAAGCTCTCCACGCCAAATAAATGCAATATTTGCTGGTAAAGGTGACATCCAGTGGCTTGTAGGTCTGGTCTGCCACCTAGTGGTCAAAAAtgataatgttaaataaataatgaatgtcaatttgttattttttattttgtcgtCGGTATAAActgttcaggttttttttattcattttggttttttttatcctgcatCAATTGTGGTCTAGTTAACTGAGAGAGACAGTGGTACTttgaattattttcattttaagtaAATAACCCTCAGAATTGGACTTCACAAACCTTGTTGGCACCGTGTAGTTTAAACAGGATAAAACATTATATTTGTAAGTTTAAAGAATTGTTGCAAGTAACAAAATAGACCTAAATTTACAGCATGTTCCACAATTGTTGGTACCCCTGTTAAACATGTGtaccaaagtcttaaaattagtattaaaattagaataattttattgtgattgtgagaaaaaaagtaaacaattatgATTGATGATGAGTATTATATTGCATCAATCACTGGCTTATGGATCACTCTCTCATTAGAAGTATTTCTTTGTATGGAATATAGAAGTAACAATAATTTTGTTCATAAACATTATTTCAATTATCTTATAAATCATTAGATTTCATAAGATGGAGATTTAGTTTGTAAAGGCTCAATTCTTTCTGCAGGTCTCAGTCTCACCAATTTATAAAAAGACTAATTTGCACTAACTCTACCTTTGATGCTTAAAGATTGTTAAATTATAACAAATACATTGCAGTGTTTCATTTTTACTCAGGCAAATTTAGAAAGTGTATTTATAtcatgggagaaaaaaaaaagataattaaatgTAATCTAAAGAATTAAGTGGGGCCAGTCTATGGTATCTTCACTGctaaaagggaattaaaagtgaaattttctagaaatttgtatatttttccttgatttgagcaggaaaataggactatttgctattggaatgagtatttttacctctaaaataagacaattacatattctgctcttgaaataagatgatggatatGAACTGTTCctaatttaagtgcaaaaatcttattccattgacaaatagtcttatttactcaaggaaaaatatattaatttaaagaaaagtttATATACTTTTAGTTCcgctttttgcagtgtatgtgtATCAACACACTTATCAAATCAATGATTTTATTGGTCACCATTGCTTAGACCTTATATTAATACCACCATTATTTTGGATAAATTTGCTTTgatctataattttgtttattttatacttttataaaaataaaacatcgaGACTGCCGttacattaataataaaaggGTAGTTTCATGGTGGCAGCAGTGGTGTGGGAATCAAGTAATTCATTTGTGAGTAACTGACTCTtgtctttgttaattttttacagTGCGCTGCTTCACTTTGTctgaaatattgttttgttgtaaCTTGGCatcagataaaataaatgtcaaaaaaatCATCACAATAAGGAAAAATGTTTGGTAAAATTTTCTGtcttacaaaataaaagtgtacATTGTCAAAagtcattttctgctttttaaaattctATAGGAGTTTGTCAAAATCATGAAGATACATGGAGATTCCTGGATCGGTCTTCAGACAAGGGAAGGCCCAGACTGGAAAATGAAGTGGCAGTGGGTAGATGGATCAGAACTAAAATATACGTGAGCAGTTTAGATTATTTCACTTTTGTACCAATGTTACAGTCAACTGATgagagcagcaacagaaaataagAGCAACCATGTCAAGCTACAAGAAACATCAGACGTCTTCATTCCATCTGTAGCAGATCCAACAATCGTGTTGCCAACACATCTTAAAGTTAGAACAGAGGCTAACTTTAAGAtgtgataaataaaaagtcacGTTTATCTGAAGGTTATAAGATCACACCAAACTTGCGGTTGGCGGAAAACTCATTAGAACATCAATCATTTATAACATAAAgttttaaattgttcttttcAATTTCTTTTGACTTATTAAAGGTTGATCAGTAGAATGCTACAATAGTGTGTTAAAACCTTTAAGAATATAAAGATGACTCCTaagtttttaaatctctgtgtACTGCCATCTGTACATATTTTTCATGTACAATGTACAGGACATTAATCTTGTTTGGTAATTTaaggtgctttataaattattaattattaattttggtatttttaaatgcattctgtACAGCAGTTTAGCCCGACTATGAGCCtaaaaatttataatttttctgGAGCAGTTTTACATAATCACTTCCGGCTTGACCTGGAATGAGCTTTAGTAAAAACATTATcaattgatttaaaagaacaaaagacaTTTCTGCTACAGATGGACACTTGCTTAAAACCCAACCGCACAACAGAAATTATAAGCATCCTAAATTCCTTCAGTGTCtaaatgtgtataaaaaaatcttccaaGCACTTTATGATGATTTCTGGCTCTGACTGGGATGTGTTGATTCTTTACAGCTTGTGGGAACAAGGAGTAATGAGCCTGCCAGAGGCTGAGTCCAAAGCATACATCAATCAGCGGGGATCGTGGATGCACAACAACACTGGATTAAAACACTGGATCTGTGAGAGGAGAAAGTTGGGAACCTTGCATGATAACATGTAAACTGTGCGACGTAACAGATTTGACTGTCCAAGAAATTTCTGTCTGCAGAAGCCAATGTGTTTTATATCTACCAAATAAAGCCAAACATATACAACAAAGAAAAGTCTTTTCATTATGTAAAAGGTTTAACATTACTTTTTAACCACAATACAAGCTTTATTTGTATCACTTCATTTACACATAAGGTGCTTTTAAAGAGATTTATAAGGATGTAAAGTACCAAAGAAAGTTGCATTAAAGTAAGGAATACTTGAAAATGATACAGAATGTGGTACCGTgtacaaataaatgttaaaatgaagattctaaataattaataatcagGACAAGATAACAAAGGAGGTGATGGAGTAATTTTTCAGTCTGAAATTAGGATTAGCCTGACTAGGGCAGTTTCTTCTGCTTGTTGGTCCTGCAGAAAATA is part of the Fundulus heteroclitus isolate FHET01 chromosome 13, MU-UCD_Fhet_4.1, whole genome shotgun sequence genome and harbors:
- the LOC118565278 gene encoding CD209 antigen-like protein D, whose protein sequence is MSCNIYEDPDQTMKARFSKEMGGKGQEAVEKVVDIYESVETCPVPRVNPSRKIREARTKKRRATVQRNPYKAVALTLGLLCLLLLVGISVLLVLYLSVHLKPEQPSWTCQQKQNQSNIEWQEFRVSHFYYASAEKKNWTESRKDCQSKGGDLVVINSNEEQEFVKSMKIHGDSWIGLQTREGPDWKMKWQWVDGSELIHSLWEKGVMSLPEAESKAYIDQRGWWMHNNTGQKHWICESRNVGNLA
- the LOC118565277 gene encoding C-type lectin domain family 2 member D-like isoform X2, with the translated sequence MPENLDFTTTIRYNICECDQTTVTFRHLNDALSLQNEEAPTQKRRATVQRNSYKAGTLTLGLLCLLLLVGISVLLVLYLSVNLNAEQPCWPCQQRQNQSNIEWQEFRVSHFYYASAEKKNWTESRKDCQSKGGDLVVINSKDKQEFVKIMKIHGDSWIGLQTREGPDWKMKWQWVDGSELKYTLWEQGVMSLPEAESKAYINQRGSWMHNNTGLKHWICERRKLGTLHDNM
- the LOC118565277 gene encoding C-type lectin domain family 2 member D-like isoform X1, which codes for MKACLGWVSFLTIQQVFNSHKVPFHSKGTFFSCMKLVVCNSDCYIYPISLIKIKLNVVLVEAPTQKRRATVQRNSYKAGTLTLGLLCLLLLVGISVLLVLYLSVNLNAEQPCWPCQQRQNQSNIEWQEFRVSHFYYASAEKKNWTESRKDCQSKGGDLVVINSKDKQEFVKIMKIHGDSWIGLQTREGPDWKMKWQWVDGSELKYTLWEQGVMSLPEAESKAYINQRGSWMHNNTGLKHWICERRKLGTLHDNM